In the genome of Paramormyrops kingsleyae isolate MSU_618 chromosome 5, PKINGS_0.4, whole genome shotgun sequence, the window TGTTCGTTGGCTCCACTGTCCCCAGCACGATGCTGAGTAACAAGCTTTCTACAGCCACTTGTAAAACGCGGCGCAGAATTAAGAGTCATAGCTGTACCTGATCTACTACACAACCATCAAGCAGCTTGTTTTCTCAGGCAATGGCTATGCCACCCATCCACAAAACTCCTACGATTCCCACTGAGAAAGACCGGCCTCATTGATCTAAGCTTTTCAAACAGAATGTGTAAATCTGTTACAGCTTATGTAattcaattacattttaatagTTCGCATTTTGGTTTCCACCCTAGATAAATAAAGTTACCACAGAACTCCAACTGAACATTGAAATTTACCTATAATTTATCACGAAACCACAGAGTAACTCACCCAGAGTTACAGCTAACATTATTACAGGCCCTTGGAAGTCTATGAACTGACGTTTGTGATATTTAGGATAAAATAATatagaaaacattttatttaaattagaaagTTTGCTTCCTGACTAAGAGTATAGTCTTGTAATTTGTAAATCCTACTCTTGACAGCTTTTAACAAGATTGGTGGCTACAACAACCTGGAGGGCATGTATCTGAAGGCCATCCCTTCCCAGATCATCCCCAACGCGACCTGCCACCTGCCCCGAGCCGACGCTATGCACTTGTTTCGAGATCCTGTAGCTGGTGACCTACCCTGGCCAGGCATGACCTTGGGCCTAACGATTCTCGCCACGTGGTATTGGTGCACGGACCAGGCAAGACCTCTAATCGAAATCCTGCGTATTCCCTGAATCACAGCTTTATCTAGGAGATCATTTTCCAGAGAAAGAGCAGTCAGTAGTAATTTAAGAACAAACATCAGACCCTGCCACTCCCAAGATTCCAGGACTCTTCCATTACATGTTAAGGCGGCGTGAAATTATGgtctagaaaaaaaacacccctcTGAAAGGAGGGAAATTTATGACACACCTTAAATCTTAaggttttaaaaacatttaacacCTAATGAATAGAAACCCCATGGTGCTACCAAAATGCACTGCAAACACCCAGTTCAGTCACTGCTAAGACAGGCAGACAGTGGTGGCTGGTGGCTCCGCAGCTAAACTGCTGCCTTGTGTCCCAGCTGCGTCTTCCTCTGTAGGGTGTCCAGAGCAGTGCCTGAAGTCCGCCCCCTGACTTGTTTGAACTGGGACAGCTTTGTTGGCAAAGTGCAGTTCTCCACCTGGGTGGGGACTGACTTGTGAGGGTAGCTGGAGTGGCTGATTGGCTGTCCAGTTGCGCATATTCCCACTTGACCCAGCTCGTGTTTGTGGTGCTTGAATAAACGGTCATACCGGGAGTTCCCCAGCTGTCCCCGAGAAAACCTGTTGGGGGGCTTGCAGCCGCTGCTTGTCTTCTCTAGGCCAGTTGTCTTCCCCTGCCAGTATCTGTGCCCCCCAATCACATGTCCCACAGCTTTAGTGGGCCGGTGGTAGGAGCCAGGTTTGGCGATTATTACCTTAGCAAACCATCGttcctctctctgctggtcTGGGCTGATGATGTTGGTTGGCGATTTGGATGAAGACAGTAGCAGCTGTAAATGACACAGAAAAGAGAGGATCTTAGTAACAGTGCTGTCAGCTTGCCATAGTCCTGTACTAGGTATGCTGCTTTCTAACAGTTCTATTTCATTACTAAGTTAATTTTTTATAGGTTATTGTCCAGAGATCCTTGTCTGCTAAGAACCTCAGTCATGCTAAGGGAGCCTCCATCCTGGCCAGCTATCTGAAAATGCTGCCGATGATCTTTATCATCCTTCCTGGAATGATCAGCAGAGCCCTCTACCCAGGTAAAGTGTATTTAATGCCTTTGGGGCTACAATTTCGACAAACAGACGTCACCGTAAGCAAGTCTCAGCAAGCCTCTGCCCAAGACACCATACTTATCGGGGTATTCTCATGTTTTCATACTGTTGACAGATGGACAAACTGCTACAGTTACACAATGTGGCATCTGTGCTTATACAAATATATCAGACAAATTCTTGAAAATGCATGTTATATAGGTATATTGCACAACAGAAATGGTTCCACTTTCGCTGTAATATTAAGTGATTGGGATTGAAAAAATGCTGGCATGTTTGTATAGGAGCCACACCTTTCTTTCACTGAGCTTGTGAAATGGCACTTGATTCCTCTCCAAGGCTGTGGAGTTGTTGGGCTGTGCCTGCTGGTCGTCCACTTCCTTCTGTTCCTGCGGCTGGTCCTCGGATCGCAGGTCTAGCATTGACTGAGAAAGCCGAGCCATGACCTTAAGTCCATCTGGTTCTCTGTGGCCCCGCATCCGGCCTGATCCAGCTTGCATCCCGTTGACCATGAGAGCTGGACTCGAATCAAACACGTCATTGAAATTGCTTTCAAAACATTCGTCTGGCATCGTGGAACTTGGGGAATTGGCGTAAAACACCTCAACACTGTCAGCTTTGTTGGTGTCATCTGTTACCCTGATTCTGGCTATCACATCTCTTTGATCTTCTTTGGTTACATCACCGATACCCTCTAAAGTTGCTTCTTGTGGTGGTGTGACTGAGGTAGAAACGTTGTGGGGTGGTCCCATGGTTTTGATAGAATTTATCACTTGGTCAGGTGGTATTTCAGGCTCTGGGTTGGTCTTTTTGATGATGCTGATTTCTGGCATATCAGCATTACTGTCACGCCTGATGACCAGCTGAACAGTTCTGCGTTTTGGTACTGGTGGGACTGGTTTGTCCTCTGTCCCCATGGTAGGTTTTGAGTGTGGCGTCTGGTCTTTGGGTTGTTTGCTTATGTCGGGCTCATCTTGAGCACTTTGAAGTGGAGACTCTGGTAACTTCTGTTGGTGGGCACTGACAGGCGGGTCTTCAGGTTTTTTCTTGAGGCAAACCTTTTCTGGAAGAGGCTCTACTGGGGCAACAAAAGGATCCTTGAATCGGATGGCCTGTGAGGTCTCAAACAGCTCGGAGCGCATGAGGTGGGCTTGCATGGGCTTGCTAGTGTCGCGGATATTGATAAAGCCAATCACGTCGCTCGGGGGGTCGGGCTCAGGCCAGGTGGGCAGGTAGGCCATCATGTTCACACGCTCCAGGTTGAGAAGCCCCGGGTGGATAGGAGGGAGCTCAACTGGCTCCTTCAACTGGCGTTGAAGTGGTTTCATCGCAGCATTGTTGGCACCCTCATTTTTGGCGCTGTGTTTGTCGGAGGAAGTCCTACTGCACGTCTCCGTGGCACTGCTGGTAACCAGGGCATATTTTGGGTTGATGAGCTTTCGAGCAATGGCGGCGGAGGGTAGGGGTACGGGAGCCGACTGGGGGAtgggctcaggctcaggctcgTCCTCCAGATTAATCTTACTGAGGTTCACACCCCTGGACGTCAGGTAAAGTTCCCGAAATTGCTTGTCGAAGGTCTCCACTGCCTGGCCTGTGAGCACTGTGATCAGGTTCCTATCCAGCCTGGAGGCCGTCCATGTAAAACTAGATGGAGGCAGATGCAGAAAGAGCAGATCGATCATTGACATGAATGTTTTGACaatgcaatattttacatatcaGTAATCTGGAACAGAAACGTTCTCAGGTATGTCAGTATGTTGTGGATGTGTAGGGCCCTGGTTTTTAAAGACTGCTCCATGTTCACACAGACCTGTAGGACCCAGATATGGCTCTGTCTCCATCCACAAAAATGAACTTCTGGGTCATTCTTCCACAAACCTTCTTTGAGGACCGTGTGTAGAACTCTGTTCCTTCAATGCTTCGGACCCGGAGGTTCTAGGGGAGAGCAACCAAGTCATTTGTCATGTCCATCTCTCCGAATGTGTGCAATGCCCCTGTCATTTCTGAGGTTATGAGGAATGTATGGGGAGCTCACTAGATATGACACACAAGTCATGGCCCAACACATACTTTGCCATATTCGGTGGGGCGAAGTGTTAAACATTACCTACCAGGCTGTAACATGTCTAAGCAAAAGAAGGACTTTTCATAATATGCCGAGGTACATGTTCGTTTTCTATAGCTGGGGAGTTATTTTGTAGATCAATATATATTTGTTGTAAATCAAAACTGGAAATTGTGTTCTGCATTCTACGTTGGGAAAGTGTGCTACCCAGCAGTTTGTGTAATTAGAAAGTCTGCTACATGCCTTTAGATGTCCTCTGTGCATTCTGGCTCTCTCACACATGTTCAGGAAGTACGGAACCCCATCGGCTTCCAGGATAATGTAGACAGCGACCTTCCGCTTGAAACTGGCATCCAACAGGTCTTTAAAGATGTCTACATCTGTGAACAAGTCCATAACCACTGCAATAACctagcataaaaaaaaaacaaattgtaCATTAGTTTAGGTCTgcaaattttaaatgaaattaactttagcaaaataaataatatataatattacaaCAGGACAGATCATGGTGGGTCATTCTTAATATCAGTAGGATCGATGCTTCTAGATAAAGGTCTGAGGGACCAACATATATTAGATTTTCCTCCAACAGCTCACTAAATTATTAAAGCTTAATCATTATTGACTGAATTGTGACGACAGAGTGACATATCTGTTTCTGAATTTCCATTTAAGGACAAAAATTGttgattataaaaataaaagtaaatacatTTCTTATAGTAATAAAAAAGAGTGCCAGTTACAATCACATAGTTCTGTTACTGTGTAAATAACATAATAGTTAATTCATTTTGAACAGTCACGCAAGTTATTAATCTCCCTAAGTTGAATATAAATTTCTACAAATTTTGAGGTCCATAAATTAGCCACATCAATTTTTAATTCGCACTCTCATGGCTGTAATACTTCCCTGAATGTATGTGTTGCTAGTGACTATTAAGAGCATAAATTCATGACAGCCCAATAAAACCTCATCAATCCACATTTAGCTTGAAACAAAAGGCATACACACTGCGATCCCATCTAACCGGTTTGGGAACTAGCCTAGTTAATACACACAGAGATAAAGATCACCTTGTAAAAACAAGGGTACAATAATTAAAAATCAATCcagccaggaaaaaaaaaatctgagaaaTACATCATGTTTCtctagttttctttaataaccAAATAGACAGGGTGGGTCAAAAGTAGgtatacagtttttattttataaattaaaGGTTCTCTTttacagttatttttaaaagtagatatacagtttttattttgcaaagttATTCTTAAAAGTAGgtatacagtttttattttacagtactgACTGGGTCATGTTCAGTCTCCGTCATTGTTGATgttcctggagcctgtccctgtcactgcGACACACTTTAGCTACCTTGACGACACCTTTACACAGTGTTGGATCGGTTGACGTGTCGGCATTGACTGGCCACCGCATTCACCTCACCTGACACCTATGGACTTTTTTTTCGGGGCGTAGTAAAGGAGAAGGTTCTTGCGTGGAAGCCCCACACACTGGATGGATTGAATCATCTCGCAAGCATTTGTGGACATTGATGCTAACTGGAATGTGTATGCTAAAGTGTGTGgcagtgacagggacaggctccaggaatgtatcAACGATGACGGAGACTGAACATGATCCAGTCAGTACcgtaaaataaaaactgtatacCTACTTTTAAAATGAACTTCGTAAAATAAAATCTATATGTGCTTTTGGCTCACCCTGTATGTGAATTATAAGTGAAATGAAGTAGGCCTATGTGTAAATTTTAAGCATAAGAAAACTTTTATTATTAAAGTTCTAAACAATGTATTATCTCAATTAAAATAAGTCTATAATATAAGAAGTACATGAGGTGTCAGTTTAACATAtaagtttataaaaaaaatcttgtaaCAAGAATTCTAGCACGAGTGTTCACCATTCTCTGGGAAGGATGCCTTTTACTTTCTAATGGGGAAAACGTAAAGTTATCAGCTCATGACAATATTAATTAGTTGGTATCAGAGATCGAAAGTAATGGTCTGTGTCCATACTGTGGCCGGGAGCGTGAGGCTTTGACAATGGATTTAAATCCCCATGATAACCAGTCAAAGACCTCTTTATCAGGAGCGGCCAGAACCTAATCTAGGTCGCTTTGTATCGCACTAGAATAAAAAGTCGGCATAGACACTTTAATTATACCATCTGCGTATTTGAAATTCCTTGTCATGTAGTTACAAGTTATATTGCCCAGCTTTGGAATGGCTGCCTGTTATTAAGTTCCCTGTTAACGACTTTACCAATTATTGCACACGATAGCCTGGTACCTTCTGCGCCTGCACGATGGTTTTCCTAACCACCTCTTTAATATGCGTCTGTCCATCCTGGGGCGGCTGCGTGTACACGTTGGCTCGGGTCACCCCTCGGTAGGATGTGTAGTCCGGCCAACCCATGTCAAGGTTGGGTATGGAGGTATCTGACCGCTCCGGCCAGTACTGGAGGGACTCGGCTGCGTCCTCTCCCCCCTCGATCCCATCTCCTCTCGGGTGATCAGAACCCGGCTGGTACACCTCCGCGATCCCGGACAACCGGTCCAGCTCGACTTCCGACAAGAAGTCGCGAAGCTGGTGCTTCATGATGTACGCCTGGAAAGCATCTTTGCCCTCCTGTATGAGGGCTTCTAGTGCCAGCCTTTGGTCCTCGCTGTAGAAGAACTCAGGCTTGGACTCGTTCATTCGCCAGTTCACGTGGTTTTCGTCCAAGCACTGGACCTGGGATAGAGCCATTTCTGCGCGACTTTTCTTTCTGAAACTTCgtgaagcacaggtttcataaAGATAACCACAGAATATTGTTACTTGTATCCAACGCGCAAAACCCCAGAATATACGGATCAGGCAAAATAAAACGAAACTCCTAGTGAAATAACAAAGCGAATGTTTCAGTCCTTTTTTTTCTGTCCCAACTTTTGTTGTTCCCAGATGGTTTGAAAgaattattgtttttaaattattggtTCTAGTTCATTATCATGGGATCTGCTGCCGCACATATGTACGTGTGTATCATACATATGTATATCCCACACTACGGTCCAGGTGAAACGGGACTAAAGGCTTCCTGGCTCTCCGGACCTCCCCTTCGCCGCACCCTGACCACATGACCGAGCAGCGCCTTCCTCTGGCTCGGTACCCAGTACTGACTCACTCACCGACGGAGACTGACTCAGATGCGCATTGTCTATGCTATCTTACACGTTTCAAGTGAAATTAAACACGTTCTTACTTGAGACGCAAACCTTTTTCTTAAGGAAAACGGGGATAATCGTTGATCGGGGTCTATAGTACGTATTACAGTAGGCTAATCTTCCCGCATAACTTGGATTTTACTAAACATCGCTGATGTTTACCAAATTAGTACAGTCCTACGttgaaaggagaaaaaaaatcctcgATGTGTCATATTTCtagattttataaaaatttaagATCAACAATTGTCCTGGTCTCCCCCACCAAACGCAACCTGTATTTATAAATTATGTATTTTCTCCACTTAGGCTACACGTTTTTTCCAGAATAGTTTTTCTGATTGCGTTTGCCAAGTCAAATAGTTCTTTAACAGAAAGCCCCATAATGAAAATCTGGTGTCCGAGCAAGTATGAATTCCCGCAGACTGATGTTTTCCAGTGCACAGTAAAATTAATGATCTACACTGAATGAGCGAACAAACTATAGAGTAGCTCGCGGAATTTCATCTAGAAACCCTTAAGATAATCTGCCTGTTTTTATTAGTGTTTTAAATAGTTTTCATTTCAGGATCATACAGACGTGGCTGTGGGATCGCGTTTACGCACATGCGTATTTTGTCCGCAGACTCGGTTGGCTGCGTGGATCCGGAGGTGTGTAAGATGGTGTGCGGGGCAGAGGTGGGCTGCTCCAACATCGCCTTCCCCAAGCTGGTCATTGAGCTGATGCCCAGCGGTGAGAATCGCCCCTTTTTTGTGTGCTGAAGATTAGTCCCGTTCTTTGTTAACCAGCATGACTGATTAAGTTGACAGCCATGTCCATTTGTGATTTAGTTAATGACTTGTAAAACACACACTTTAGGGGAGCCGCCTACTTCCTCtgttccttttgtttttaaagtagCGTTAgccttttttgtttatttagcgTTAAGTAGCGTTTTTTGCATTACGTTTTAAAATAATGGATTATCCAGAAACCCGGTGCTAATTTTTTCTGGGAGAGGTTTCTTTTAAGTCAGCTTAGGCCATCTGTTGTTTTAACATGCTTGTTATATAGTATACTTAAAAAATTCCCACCGATATTCTTTGCTTTGTATTCCTGTATATAAACAAGACTGTCCtttccatttttgttcatacaTGTAACGAATTATAATATTTTTCTCCTAAGACATTTACCTCCTTAACCGAGTGTATGGCACCCCTGccttccccaccccccaggcctgCGGGGGCTGATGATCGCCGTGATGATGGCCGCCCTCATGTCCTCCCTCACCTCCATTTTCAACAGCAGCAGTACGCTGTTCACCATAGACATCTGGAGGAAATACCGGCGTAGGGCCAGTGAGAAGGAACTTCTGCTGGTGGGCAGGTGGGcaggaccccccctccccaccggGGGTGGGCACACCTGTCATCATCAACTTGAGCTTAATCAGACCACAATTTTTACCGTAAACCTCAGTTACGTCTGACTTGCGTTTCTTTCATCAAATTAGTTATTTTCATCATCCAAACCCTTTTGCCCACTATCCCACTGGGTGCATAACTTttgatataaataaatattgctgAAGAACTAGATTGCCACAACTTTAATTCAGCATTATaacatgctaacatgctaatggCTGTCGATGGTACAGCTAGCGTGAGCCATCAGCCACTGCAGGCGACAAGGTCAGCTTTGTGGCGCATGTTTGTTCTAGGATCGTAACCGTGATCCTGGTGATCATCAGCGTGGTTTGGATCCCCATCCTGCAGAGCGCCAACAGCGGCCAGCTCTACGTTTACATCCAGTCCGTCACCAGCTACCTGGCCCCGCCTGTCACCTCCATCTTCGTCCTGGCAGTGTTCTGGAGGAGGACCAACGAGATGGTGAGTCAGACAGCCGTTTGCCGAGAATGGAGAGTAAATAACGCCAAAGGCAGTACAGTCATTCCCGTGAAGGCGATGGGTATGACAGGAGATTAAAGGCCACTGTCACCTTGTAAGCGAGGAGTCATTTATGCATCCTAAATTACAGTATGTGAACTGAGCTGTAACGCAAGCATCTCAAAAGCAGAGTAACAGCACTCAAACCAACATCTATGAGCATGtttaaaacagaaaaacctTTGGACTTCTTCATTCCTGAGATATGCCGTATTTATAGTGCTGTTTTACGTcctttcttttattattttcttttcccACAGAAGTCGCACAATGATTGATATCGATAAACCCCACAGCCTCCAATTGCATATCGAGTGACTTGAGTGAATTGTGTGAAACTTTGGAAAACTACGCCAAACAATTGtgattgtgtgcgtgtgtatgttttttgtttttttttttgctgtgccCTCAGTAGATAATCAAGCGGAACCTGACACATCTTCTGGGAGGAAGCTCCCTTTCAATCGAAGTAGGCCACGAGTAACATAATATGTTTGCCGTTACAATTTTGAATGATTTTTCAATGTTTTGTCACCAATATTCTTTGGTTTGTGTCTTAACCTGTCTAAAAACCTGCTTCTCACTTTGCAAAAACATATTCACGCGATCGTGTCGTGGGTGAGTTCCCCATACGGGTTTGGAAAGTCATTACATTGGCGTGGCACGCATACTTTCTATAGAAGAAGTGAGCCACAGGCATCTACAGCACAAGTAGGGTTTGGGTTGTTTGTGTGCAGCTTGCTGTCCTTGCTGCAGTTCTACTCTTCTGGTTTTTCTACATGGCTAATCAGGAAACCCTTGATCTTGACTGACTGCTCCCACAAACCACTCGCCTAATGCACCTAAACACGACTGGGTTGAAGCACAAGCCTGAGACTGCAGACCTTAGGGGTCTGGGAATCAGCGAAGGAGGCCGCTAGTCTGAAATGTGTCAGGTCTTGTGTCTGATGCGCGTTTGAGGATCTCTCTGGTGGAGATTtttcataaccacttatccGGGTTACGAGGAGTCTGGATACTAGGCTGCTCTATTagaaaaaaagtaccaatttgtacctttgagggtacaattacttgctactggggctgtaccctcaagggtctgccaattgtactctatagctgtaggtaaattTACCTTTTATCGTAATTTAAGATACAGAAaaggactctgaggaacatttttgtaccattatGGGGTATGTTAATTTTGTTTGTACCTTagggaacaaaactgtaccagggctgtaccATTTGTTCTGACAGTGTGCTGCAAGGTTTTCTGAGAGCTCTCCTTCAAATTTGCGATAAGAATGTAAGTTTAGATTGTGGGTCTGATTAAATcagtttcccaatccagtcctcagagaCCGACAGCCAGTCTGCGTCTTTCCTCCTTGCCAGATAATGTAcggtctgtgggtccccgaggactggattgggaaacgtTGGGTTAAATTACATTAAAGATGCACCTGTTAGGTAATGAATAACAATTCTAGCTTTTTCTGACTGGTCATTTTTGTAATTGTAGCCCTTGATGACTGAGCTGTATCTGTCCTAAGAGATGAGATTGTGTGGCCTTTGCAATGGTTTGTTGCTTATAGAGCCAATGAGAATTATTGCTCACATTGCTGTTTAGGGCCGAGATACTTTGCATGTTGGGTTTTTAATGGCTGTGGTTTTGCCTTTCATCTCCATAGATGTTCAATTTAAAGAGAGTTCAGCACAAGTCATTCTCATATGTAATGTAATTGTATCCAATGTAACGAAGAGTCTAAATATAAAACTATGTAAATGAAGGTACTTCACCAGGAGAGATGTGAATGGGGTGATTCTTTGTTTGCAGGGAGCGTTTTGGGGCTTGATGGTGGGTCTGGTGGTCGGCTTGACGCGGATGATCATAGAGTTTGCTTACCCGCCTCCTCGCTGCGGCGTGTACGACCCGCGGCCCTCTGTGCTGCGCAACGTCCACTACCTCCATTTCGCCATCATCCTCTGCCTGCTGACTGGCGTGGTGGTGGTGGTCATCAGCCTCCTCACCGACCCCCCTACGGAGGAGCAGGTCAGCACCTTCTGCCACGCAGTGATATACACGAACACGGGTGGTGACGGATTTACACCGGCGTACAGGCGGGGCTGCAAATAGTGATGTCGTACCAGCGAGGGATACTAATATCTGCCTGCACGCAGATACACCAAAGGCTCGTTTGTGTGAGACCTTCAAACATTTGCAGGTTAAAAACCTGACGTGGTGGACCCTGAAGCCGGACAAGCCGGACCCCGAAATCCCTCTGCAGAAAGTTTCCACCCTGCAGGATCACACAGACCAGCGGACAGACGGTAACACCTGATGCTTCTTCCTGTACTTGACGGGGCTTTAACTGAGAATAAATGATTGAGAATTTCGGGGGGAATCCATGCTCATTGTTTACAGGAAGTAGGGATTCCCTGATCTGTGGGGCCAGTCCTGTGGTGGTTTATTGGTGAGGGTCTACTCAGATCTCAGGGGGGTCCAGGTGTGGCCTCGAAGCAAGAGCGTCTACTGAGAAACACGTTATTCTCCTCATACACAA includes:
- the slc5a10 gene encoding sodium/mannose cotransporter SLC5A10 isoform X1 is translated as MRLMINVAPPPSRALRLLPLPSSFPANWPRSPSGAAGMDSNSTGSFFNLAQSFSVSDVIVIGAYFLLNVAVGIWSSCRVSRNTLNGYFLAGRDMAWWPIGASLFASSEGSGLFIGLAGTGAAGGIAVAGFEWNATYVLLALAWVFVPVYVTSGIVTMPEYLGRRFGGQRIRMYLSALSLMLSVFTKISTDLYSGALFIQVCLGWNLYLSTVLMLVVTALYTIAGGLAAVIYTDTLQTFIMIIGAIILTITAFNKIGGYNNLEGMYLKAIPSQIIPNATCHLPRADAMHLFRDPVAGDLPWPGMTLGLTILATWYWCTDQVIVQRSLSAKNLSHAKGASILASYLKMLPMIFIILPGMISRALYPDSVGCVDPEVCKMVCGAEVGCSNIAFPKLVIELMPSGLRGLMIAVMMAALMSSLTSIFNSSSTLFTIDIWRKYRRRASEKELLLVGRIVTVILVIISVVWIPILQSANSGQLYVYIQSVTSYLAPPVTSIFVLAVFWRRTNEMGAFWGLMVGLVVGLTRMIIEFAYPPPRCGVYDPRPSVLRNVHYLHFAIILCLLTGVVVVVISLLTDPPTEEQVKNLTWWTLKPDKPDPEIPLQKVSTLQDHTDQRTDDDTAPEHHGKCSRGAGFCSPRENRPTTPPLCSIATTRETPFWSRFCCANAILLMCVNIFLYAYFA
- the slc5a10 gene encoding sodium/mannose cotransporter SLC5A10 isoform X2; this translates as MRLMINVAPPPSRALRLLPLPSSFPANWPRSPSGAAGMDSNSTGSFFNLAQSFSVSDVIVIGAYFLLNVAVGIWSSCRVSRNTLNGYFLAGRDMAWWPATYVLLALAWVFVPVYVTSGIVTMPEYLGRRFGGQRIRMYLSALSLMLSVFTKISTDLYSGALFIQVCLGWNLYLSTVLMLVVTALYTIAGGLAAVIYTDTLQTFIMIIGAIILTITAFNKIGGYNNLEGMYLKAIPSQIIPNATCHLPRADAMHLFRDPVAGDLPWPGMTLGLTILATWYWCTDQVIVQRSLSAKNLSHAKGASILASYLKMLPMIFIILPGMISRALYPDSVGCVDPEVCKMVCGAEVGCSNIAFPKLVIELMPSGLRGLMIAVMMAALMSSLTSIFNSSSTLFTIDIWRKYRRRASEKELLLVGRIVTVILVIISVVWIPILQSANSGQLYVYIQSVTSYLAPPVTSIFVLAVFWRRTNEMGAFWGLMVGLVVGLTRMIIEFAYPPPRCGVYDPRPSVLRNVHYLHFAIILCLLTGVVVVVISLLTDPPTEEQVKNLTWWTLKPDKPDPEIPLQKVSTLQDHTDQRTDDDTAPEHHGKCSRGAGFCSPRENRPTTPPLCSIATTRETPFWSRFCCANAILLMCVNIFLYAYFA
- the slc5a10 gene encoding sodium/mannose cotransporter SLC5A10 isoform X4 is translated as MRLMINVAPPPSRALRLLPLPSSFPANWPRSPSGAAGMDSNSTGSFFNLAQSFSVSDVIVIGAYFLLNVAVGIWSSCRVSRNTLNGYFLAGRDMAWWPTDLYSGALFIQVCLGWNLYLSTVLMLVVTALYTIAGGLAAVIYTDTLQTFIMIIGAIILTITAFNKIGGYNNLEGMYLKAIPSQIIPNATCHLPRADAMHLFRDPVAGDLPWPGMTLGLTILATWYWCTDQVIVQRSLSAKNLSHAKGASILASYLKMLPMIFIILPGMISRALYPDSVGCVDPEVCKMVCGAEVGCSNIAFPKLVIELMPSGLRGLMIAVMMAALMSSLTSIFNSSSTLFTIDIWRKYRRRASEKELLLVGRIVTVILVIISVVWIPILQSANSGQLYVYIQSVTSYLAPPVTSIFVLAVFWRRTNEMGAFWGLMVGLVVGLTRMIIEFAYPPPRCGVYDPRPSVLRNVHYLHFAIILCLLTGVVVVVISLLTDPPTEEQVKNLTWWTLKPDKPDPEIPLQKVSTLQDHTDQRTDDDTAPEHHGKCSRGAGFCSPRENRPTTPPLCSIATTRETPFWSRFCCANAILLMCVNIFLYAYFA
- the slc5a10 gene encoding sodium/mannose cotransporter SLC5A10 isoform X3; the encoded protein is MDSNSTGSFFNLAQSFSVSDVIVIGAYFLLNVAVGIWSSCRVSRNTLNGYFLAGRDMAWWPIGASLFASSEGSGLFIGLAGTGAAGGIAVAGFEWNATYVLLALAWVFVPVYVTSGIVTMPEYLGRRFGGQRIRMYLSALSLMLSVFTKISTDLYSGALFIQVCLGWNLYLSTVLMLVVTALYTIAGGLAAVIYTDTLQTFIMIIGAIILTITAFNKIGGYNNLEGMYLKAIPSQIIPNATCHLPRADAMHLFRDPVAGDLPWPGMTLGLTILATWYWCTDQVIVQRSLSAKNLSHAKGASILASYLKMLPMIFIILPGMISRALYPDSVGCVDPEVCKMVCGAEVGCSNIAFPKLVIELMPSGLRGLMIAVMMAALMSSLTSIFNSSSTLFTIDIWRKYRRRASEKELLLVGRIVTVILVIISVVWIPILQSANSGQLYVYIQSVTSYLAPPVTSIFVLAVFWRRTNEMGAFWGLMVGLVVGLTRMIIEFAYPPPRCGVYDPRPSVLRNVHYLHFAIILCLLTGVVVVVISLLTDPPTEEQVKNLTWWTLKPDKPDPEIPLQKVSTLQDHTDQRTDDDTAPEHHGKCSRGAGFCSPRENRPTTPPLCSIATTRETPFWSRFCCANAILLMCVNIFLYAYFA
- the fam83gb gene encoding protein FAM83G, translated to MALSQVQCLDENHVNWRMNESKPEFFYSEDQRLALEALIQEGKDAFQAYIMKHQLRDFLSEVELDRLSGIAEVYQPGSDHPRGDGIEGGEDAAESLQYWPERSDTSIPNLDMGWPDYTSYRGVTRANVYTQPPQDGQTHIKEVVRKTIVQAQKVIAVVMDLFTDVDIFKDLLDASFKRKVAVYIILEADGVPYFLNMCERARMHRGHLKNLRVRSIEGTEFYTRSSKKVCGRMTQKFIFVDGDRAISGSYSFTWTASRLDRNLITVLTGQAVETFDKQFRELYLTSRGVNLSKINLEDEPEPEPIPQSAPVPLPSAAIARKLINPKYALVTSSATETCSRTSSDKHSAKNEGANNAAMKPLQRQLKEPVELPPIHPGLLNLERVNMMAYLPTWPEPDPPSDVIGFINIRDTSKPMQAHLMRSELFETSQAIRFKDPFVAPVEPLPEKVCLKKKPEDPPVSAHQQKLPESPLQSAQDEPDISKQPKDQTPHSKPTMGTEDKPVPPVPKRRTVQLVIRRDSNADMPEISIIKKTNPEPEIPPDQVINSIKTMGPPHNVSTSVTPPQEATLEGIGDVTKEDQRDVIARIRVTDDTNKADSVEVFYANSPSSTMPDECFESNFNDVFDSSPALMVNGMQAGSGRMRGHREPDGLKVMARLSQSMLDLRSEDQPQEQKEVDDQQAQPNNSTALERNQVPFHKLSERKLLLSSSKSPTNIISPDQQREERWFAKVIIAKPGSYHRPTKAVGHVIGGHRYWQGKTTGLEKTSSGCKPPNRFSRGQLGNSRYDRLFKHHKHELGQVGICATGQPISHSSYPHKSVPTQVENCTLPTKLSQFKQVRGRTSGTALDTLQRKTQLGHKAAV